The Apium graveolens cultivar Ventura chromosome 6, ASM990537v1, whole genome shotgun sequence genome contains a region encoding:
- the LOC141664744 gene encoding 14 kDa proline-rich protein DC2.15-like — translation MDTKNNVAVTLSLSVNLLFFILVSACDTNPSPNIPKPPTTPAVPSLPTPTIPAPLTPTSTDNSNKKCSLDTLKLGVCVNVLNLVDVVVGSPPTLPCCSLIRGLVDLEAALCLCTAIRANVLGINLNVPVALSLVLNNCGKEVPNGFECF, via the coding sequence ATGGATACCAAGAATAATGTAGCAGTAACCCTGTCTCTCTCTGTGAACCTTCTCTTCTTTATTCTAGTCAGTGCATGTGATACAAATCCTAGTCCTAATATACCAAAGCCACCTACAACTCCTGCAGTACCATCTCTTCCTACTCCCACAATACCAGCTCCTCTTACTCCAACTTCAACTGATAATTCCAACAAAAAATGCTCACTGGATACATTGAAATTAGGTGTATGTGTAAATGTGCTTAACTTGGTTGATGTAGTTGTTGGATCTCCTCCAACGCTTCCATGTTGCAGTCTCATCCGAGGCCTTGTTGATCTTGAGGCTGCTCTTTGTCTCTGCACTGCCATTAGGGCCAATGTTTTGGGTATTAACCTCAATGTTCCAGTTGCGCTCAGCTTGGTTCTCAATAATTGTGGCAAGGAAGTTCCAAATGGTTTCGAGTGTTTCTAA
- the LOC141664745 gene encoding 14 kDa proline-rich protein DC2.15-like, with protein sequence MDTKNNVAVTLFLSVNLLFLILISACDTNLSPNIPKPASTPAVPSLPTPTIPAPRTPSTTPTYSNKKCPQDALKLGVCVNVLNLVDVVVGSPPTLPCCSLIQGLVDLEAALCLCTAIRANILGINLNVPVALSLVLNNCGREVPNGFACF encoded by the coding sequence ATGGATACCAAGAACAATGTAGCAGTAACCCTTTTTCTCTCTGTTAACCTTCTCTTCTTGATCCTGATCAGTGCATGTGACACAAACCTTAGTCCTAATATACCGAAGCCAGCTTCTACTCCCGCAGTACCATCTCTTCCTACTCCCACAATACCGGCTCCTCGTACGCCTAGTACAACCCCAACTTATTCCAACAAAAAATGCCCACAGGATGCATTGAAATTAGGTGTTTGTGTAAATGTGCTTAACTTGGTTGATGTGGTTGTCGGATCTCCGCCAACGCTTCCATGCTGCAGTCTCATCCAAGGCCTTGTTGATCTTGAGGCTGCTCTCTGTCTCTGCACTGCCATTAGGGCCAATATTTTGGGTATTAACCTAAATGTTCCTGTTGCGCTCAGCTTGGTTCTCAATAATTGTGGCAGGGAAGTTCCAAATGGTTTCGCGTGTTTCTAA